A single genomic interval of Saccharothrix saharensis harbors:
- a CDS encoding SRPBCC family protein codes for MGHAFEGVNEVELPGVTPEQVWEAIATGPGIDSWFMGANEVEPGAVVRQAFGDYRPAHPVTAWEPGKHLAYGGEKEPDGRFVAYEFLVEGRDRGSTVLRMVASGFLPGDDWEDEFEAMTAGGEMFWQTLVTYLRHFAGRTARPLTAFGPPITDWPALWQRLGRKLGLDHAPRTGDRVDLDGGVVYFANAQTVGIRTGHALYRFFQGMPGVLIAMHTVFADDHRDERTWSTWMEDLA; via the coding sequence ATGGGTCACGCGTTCGAAGGCGTCAACGAAGTCGAGCTGCCCGGCGTCACGCCGGAGCAGGTCTGGGAGGCCATCGCCACCGGCCCCGGCATCGACTCGTGGTTCATGGGCGCGAACGAGGTCGAGCCGGGCGCGGTCGTCCGGCAGGCGTTCGGCGACTACCGGCCGGCGCACCCGGTCACCGCCTGGGAGCCCGGCAAGCACCTGGCCTACGGCGGCGAGAAGGAACCCGACGGCCGGTTCGTCGCCTACGAGTTCCTGGTCGAGGGCCGCGACCGCGGCAGCACGGTCCTGCGCATGGTCGCGAGCGGCTTCCTGCCCGGTGACGACTGGGAGGACGAGTTCGAGGCCATGACCGCGGGCGGCGAGATGTTCTGGCAGACCCTGGTCACCTACCTGCGCCACTTCGCCGGCCGCACCGCCCGGCCGCTCACCGCGTTCGGCCCGCCGATCACCGACTGGCCCGCGCTGTGGCAGCGGCTCGGCCGCAAGCTCGGCCTCGACCACGCGCCGCGCACCGGCGACCGGGTCGACCTGGACGGCGGCGTCGTCTACTTCGCCAACGCCCAGACCGTCGGCATCCGCACCGGCCACGCCCTGTACCGGTTCTTCCAGGGCATGCCCGGCGTGCTGATCGCCATGCACACCGTGTTCGCCGACGACCACCGCGACGAGCGGACCTGGTCGACCTGGATGGAGGACCTGGCATGA